A single genomic interval of Orcinus orca chromosome 19, mOrcOrc1.1, whole genome shotgun sequence harbors:
- the NATD1 gene encoding protein NATD1 isoform X1: MAHSPAAVPPGAPEQGCPIRVEHDRRRRQFTVRLNGCHDRAVLLYEYVGKRIVDLQHTEVPDAYRGRGIAKHLAKVVTHVPFPLRTCCRWRLGQGWSPDGLHDVHFNKRCDPVQLQDCFWKGRGTPPPPHPAPPSPPLPLLHPHESRAPPRLGGGPQV, encoded by the exons ATGGCGCACTCGCCGGCCGCCGTGCCGCCGGGCGCGCCGGAGCAGGGCTGCCCCATCCGCGTGGAGCACGACCGTAGGCGCCGCCAGTTCACCGTCCGGCTCAACG GGTGTCACGACCGGGCTGTCCTGCTCTACGAGTACGTGGGCAAGCGGATTGTGGACCTGCAGCACACGGAGGTCCCCGACGCCTACCGCGGGCGTGGCATCGCCAAGCACCTGGCCAAG GTGGTCACTCACGTGCCTTTCCCACTCAGGACCTGCTGCAGGTGGCGTCTGGGCCAGGGCTGGTCTCCAGACGGATTGCATGACGTACATTTCAATAAAAGGTGTGACCCAGTGCAGCTCCAGGACTGCTTCTGGAAGGGCAGGGGcactcctccccccccccaccccgccccaccttcCCCGCCCCTGCCTCTGCTCCACCCCCATGAGAGTCGGGCTCCACCCAGGTTGGGGGGGGGGCCTCAGGTGTGA
- the TMEM11 gene encoding transmembrane protein 11, mitochondrial isoform X1 produces the protein MAAWGRRRLGPGGGGGARERVSLSATDCYIVHEIYNGENAQDQFEYELEQALEAQYKYIVIEPTRIGDETARWITVGNCLHKTTVLAGTACLFTPLALPLEYSHYISLPAGVLSLACCTLYGISWQFDPCCKYQVEYDAYKLSRLPLHTLTSSTPVVLVRKDDLHRKRLHNTIALAALVYCVRKIYELCAV, from the exons ATGGCCGCGTGGGGAAGGAGGCGTCTTggcccgggcggcggcggcggcgcccgaGAGAG GGTGAGCCTGTCGGCCACAGACTGTTACATTGTGCATGAGATCTACAACGGGGAGAACGCCCAAGACCAGTTTGAGTACGAGCTGGAGCAGGCCCTGGAAGCCCAGTACAAGTACATCGTGATCGAGCCCACACGCATCGGTGACGAGACAGCCCGCTGGATCACTGTGGGCAACTGCCTACACAAGACCACCGTGCTGGCGGGCACCGCCTGCCTCTTCACCCCGCTGGCGCTGCCCCTGGAGTACTCCCACTACATCTCCCTGCCTGCGGGCGTGCTGAGCCTGGCATGCTGCACCCTCTACGGCATCTCCTGGCAGTTCGACCCCTGCTGTAAGTACCAGGTGGAGTACGACGCCTACAAACTGTCCCGACTGCCCCTGCACACACTCACCTCCTCCACCCCGGTGGTGCTGGTCCGGAAGGACGACTTGCACAGAAAGAGACTGCACAACACGATAGCACTGGCGGCGCTGGTGTACTGTGTAAGGAAGATTTACGAGCTCTGCGCCGTATGA
- the DHRS7B gene encoding dehydrogenase/reductase SDR family member 7B isoform X4, with translation MVTFDLTDPGAIVGAAAEILQCFGYVDVLINNAGISYRGTIVDTSLDVDKRVMETNYFGPVALTKALLPSMIRRRQGHVVAISSIQGKISVPFRSAYAASKHATQAFFDCLRAEVEQHDIEVTVISPGYIHTNLSLNAVTADGSNDGQDHGPGPKPLAGGPRRAGCRGEEKEGRGPGRCGAFPGCLPAHSGSQALLQPHGLPGQEGAETQALLVPVRAGGAAAPLLHRDRCVCVDCTGFLPHGGGGEGVMPLSQTPSLSCWRRTGFLRGEG, from the exons ATGGTGACCTTCGACCTCACGGACCCTGGGGCCATAGTGGGGGCCGCTGCAGAGATCCTGCAGTGCTTTGGCTATGTGGATGTGCTCATCAACAACGCCGGGATCAGCTACCGCGGCACCATTGTGGACACCAGCCTGGACGTGGACAAGAGAGTCATGGAGACAAACTACTTTGGTCCGGTTGCTCTGACGAAAG cgCTCCTGCCCTCTATGATCAGAAGGCGCCAGGGCCACGTTGTCGCCATCAGCAGTATCCAGGGCAAAATCAGCGTTCCCTTCCGATCCGCGT ACGCGGCCTCCAAACACGCGACCCAGGCCTTCTTCGACTGTCTGCGGGCCGAGGTGGAGCAGCATGACATCGAGGTGACCGTCATCAGCCCCGGATACATCCACACCAACCTCTCCCTCAACGCCGTCACGGCCGACGGGTCCAA TGATGGACAAGACCACGGCCCAGGGCCGAAGCCCCTCGCAGGTGGCCCGAGACGTGCTGGCTGCcgtggggaagaaaaagaaggacgtGGTCCTGGCCGATGTGGCGCCTTCCCTGGCTGTTTACCTGCGCACTCTGGCTCCCAGGCTCTTCTTCAGCCTCATGGCCTCCCGGGCCAGGAAGGAGCAGAAACCCAAGCATTGCTAGTGCCTGTCCGGGCAGGTGGCGCGGCAGCACCGCTGCTCCACAGGGACAGGTGTGTTTGCGTGGACTGTACTGGATTCTTGCCtcatggcgggggtggggagggagtcaTGCCTCTCTCGCAGACCCCCAGCCTGTCCTGCTGGAGGAGGACAGGCTTCCTCCGGGGGGAGGGGTAA
- the NATD1 gene encoding protein NATD1 isoform X3: protein MAHSPAAVPPGAPEQGCPIRVEHDRRRRQFTVRLNGCHDRAVLLYEYVGKRIVDLQHTEVPDAYRGRGIAKHLAKQTFIVHQCVQGTGAGRCTRPTRTTTAR from the exons ATGGCGCACTCGCCGGCCGCCGTGCCGCCGGGCGCGCCGGAGCAGGGCTGCCCCATCCGCGTGGAGCACGACCGTAGGCGCCGCCAGTTCACCGTCCGGCTCAACG GGTGTCACGACCGGGCTGTCCTGCTCTACGAGTACGTGGGCAAGCGGATTGTGGACCTGCAGCACACGGAGGTCCCCGACGCCTACCGCGGGCGTGGCATCGCCAAGCACCTGGCCAAG CAAACGTTTATTGTGCACCAGTGTGTGCAGGGCACTGGGGCAGGGAGGTGCACCAGACCCACCAGGACGACAACTGCACGCTGA
- the TMEM11 gene encoding transmembrane protein 11, mitochondrial isoform X2: protein MRVSLSATDCYIVHEIYNGENAQDQFEYELEQALEAQYKYIVIEPTRIGDETARWITVGNCLHKTTVLAGTACLFTPLALPLEYSHYISLPAGVLSLACCTLYGISWQFDPCCKYQVEYDAYKLSRLPLHTLTSSTPVVLVRKDDLHRKRLHNTIALAALVYCVRKIYELCAV, encoded by the exons ATGAG GGTGAGCCTGTCGGCCACAGACTGTTACATTGTGCATGAGATCTACAACGGGGAGAACGCCCAAGACCAGTTTGAGTACGAGCTGGAGCAGGCCCTGGAAGCCCAGTACAAGTACATCGTGATCGAGCCCACACGCATCGGTGACGAGACAGCCCGCTGGATCACTGTGGGCAACTGCCTACACAAGACCACCGTGCTGGCGGGCACCGCCTGCCTCTTCACCCCGCTGGCGCTGCCCCTGGAGTACTCCCACTACATCTCCCTGCCTGCGGGCGTGCTGAGCCTGGCATGCTGCACCCTCTACGGCATCTCCTGGCAGTTCGACCCCTGCTGTAAGTACCAGGTGGAGTACGACGCCTACAAACTGTCCCGACTGCCCCTGCACACACTCACCTCCTCCACCCCGGTGGTGCTGGTCCGGAAGGACGACTTGCACAGAAAGAGACTGCACAACACGATAGCACTGGCGGCGCTGGTGTACTGTGTAAGGAAGATTTACGAGCTCTGCGCCGTATGA
- the NATD1 gene encoding protein NATD1 isoform X2 produces the protein MAHSPAAVPPGAPEQGCPIRVEHDRRRRQFTVRLNGCHDRAVLLYEYVGKRIVDLQHTEVPDAYRGRGIAKHLAKAALDFVVEEDLRAHVTCWYIQKFVKENPLPQYLERLQP, from the exons ATGGCGCACTCGCCGGCCGCCGTGCCGCCGGGCGCGCCGGAGCAGGGCTGCCCCATCCGCGTGGAGCACGACCGTAGGCGCCGCCAGTTCACCGTCCGGCTCAACG GGTGTCACGACCGGGCTGTCCTGCTCTACGAGTACGTGGGCAAGCGGATTGTGGACCTGCAGCACACGGAGGTCCCCGACGCCTACCGCGGGCGTGGCATCGCCAAGCACCTGGCCAAG GCCGCTCTGGACTTCGTAGTGGAGGAGGACCTGAGGGCCCATGTCACGTGCTGGTACATCCAGAAGTTCGTCAAGGAAAACCCCCTGCCGCAGTACCTGGAGCGCCTGCAGCCGTAG
- the DHRS7B gene encoding dehydrogenase/reductase SDR family member 7B isoform X1, translating to MASAATRKSLLRARIMDFITSTATVPLLLGCVGVFSLCKLLQWLRTRAYVRNAVVVITGATSGLGRECARVFHAAGAKLVLCGRNAEALEELTRELAASRATEVQTHKPYMVTFDLTDPGAIVGAAAEILQCFGYVDVLINNAGISYRGTIVDTSLDVDKRVMETNYFGPVALTKALLPSMIRRRQGHVVAISSIQGKISVPFRSAYAASKHATQAFFDCLRAEVEQHDIEVTVISPGYIHTNLSLNAVTADGSNDGQDHGPGPKPLAGGPRRAGCRGEEKEGRGPGRCGAFPGCLPAHSGSQALLQPHGLPGQEGAETQALLVPVRAGGAAAPLLHRDRCVCVDCTGFLPHGGGGEGVMPLSQTPSLSCWRRTGFLRGEG from the exons AAAGAGTCTGCTGAGGGCGAGGATCATGGACTTCATCACCTCCACGGCCACCGTGCCCCTGCTGTTGGGCTGCGTGGGCGTCTTCAGCCTCTGCAAGCTGCTGCAGTGGCTGCGCACGAGAGCCTACGTCCGGAACGCCGTGGTGGTCATTACCGGCGCCACGTCGGGCCTGGGCCGAG aaTGTGCCAGAGTTTTCCATGCTGCCGGTGCCAAGCTGGTGCTCTGTGGCCGGAACGCCGAGGCCCTGGAGGAGCTCACCCGAGAACTTGCTGCTTCCCGGGCTACCGAG GTGCAGACTCACAAGCCTTACATGGTGACCTTCGACCTCACGGACCCTGGGGCCATAGTGGGGGCCGCTGCAGAGATCCTGCAGTGCTTTGGCTATGTGGATGTGCTCATCAACAACGCCGGGATCAGCTACCGCGGCACCATTGTGGACACCAGCCTGGACGTGGACAAGAGAGTCATGGAGACAAACTACTTTGGTCCGGTTGCTCTGACGAAAG cgCTCCTGCCCTCTATGATCAGAAGGCGCCAGGGCCACGTTGTCGCCATCAGCAGTATCCAGGGCAAAATCAGCGTTCCCTTCCGATCCGCGT ACGCGGCCTCCAAACACGCGACCCAGGCCTTCTTCGACTGTCTGCGGGCCGAGGTGGAGCAGCATGACATCGAGGTGACCGTCATCAGCCCCGGATACATCCACACCAACCTCTCCCTCAACGCCGTCACGGCCGACGGGTCCAA TGATGGACAAGACCACGGCCCAGGGCCGAAGCCCCTCGCAGGTGGCCCGAGACGTGCTGGCTGCcgtggggaagaaaaagaaggacgtGGTCCTGGCCGATGTGGCGCCTTCCCTGGCTGTTTACCTGCGCACTCTGGCTCCCAGGCTCTTCTTCAGCCTCATGGCCTCCCGGGCCAGGAAGGAGCAGAAACCCAAGCATTGCTAGTGCCTGTCCGGGCAGGTGGCGCGGCAGCACCGCTGCTCCACAGGGACAGGTGTGTTTGCGTGGACTGTACTGGATTCTTGCCtcatggcgggggtggggagggagtcaTGCCTCTCTCGCAGACCCCCAGCCTGTCCTGCTGGAGGAGGACAGGCTTCCTCCGGGGGGAGGGGTAA
- the DHRS7B gene encoding dehydrogenase/reductase SDR family member 7B isoform X3 encodes MLVVQTHKPYMVTFDLTDPGAIVGAAAEILQCFGYVDVLINNAGISYRGTIVDTSLDVDKRVMETNYFGPVALTKALLPSMIRRRQGHVVAISSIQGKISVPFRSAYAASKHATQAFFDCLRAEVEQHDIEVTVISPGYIHTNLSLNAVTADGSNDGQDHGPGPKPLAGGPRRAGCRGEEKEGRGPGRCGAFPGCLPAHSGSQALLQPHGLPGQEGAETQALLVPVRAGGAAAPLLHRDRCVCVDCTGFLPHGGGGEGVMPLSQTPSLSCWRRTGFLRGEG; translated from the exons ATGTTAGTT GTGCAGACTCACAAGCCTTACATGGTGACCTTCGACCTCACGGACCCTGGGGCCATAGTGGGGGCCGCTGCAGAGATCCTGCAGTGCTTTGGCTATGTGGATGTGCTCATCAACAACGCCGGGATCAGCTACCGCGGCACCATTGTGGACACCAGCCTGGACGTGGACAAGAGAGTCATGGAGACAAACTACTTTGGTCCGGTTGCTCTGACGAAAG cgCTCCTGCCCTCTATGATCAGAAGGCGCCAGGGCCACGTTGTCGCCATCAGCAGTATCCAGGGCAAAATCAGCGTTCCCTTCCGATCCGCGT ACGCGGCCTCCAAACACGCGACCCAGGCCTTCTTCGACTGTCTGCGGGCCGAGGTGGAGCAGCATGACATCGAGGTGACCGTCATCAGCCCCGGATACATCCACACCAACCTCTCCCTCAACGCCGTCACGGCCGACGGGTCCAA TGATGGACAAGACCACGGCCCAGGGCCGAAGCCCCTCGCAGGTGGCCCGAGACGTGCTGGCTGCcgtggggaagaaaaagaaggacgtGGTCCTGGCCGATGTGGCGCCTTCCCTGGCTGTTTACCTGCGCACTCTGGCTCCCAGGCTCTTCTTCAGCCTCATGGCCTCCCGGGCCAGGAAGGAGCAGAAACCCAAGCATTGCTAGTGCCTGTCCGGGCAGGTGGCGCGGCAGCACCGCTGCTCCACAGGGACAGGTGTGTTTGCGTGGACTGTACTGGATTCTTGCCtcatggcgggggtggggagggagtcaTGCCTCTCTCGCAGACCCCCAGCCTGTCCTGCTGGAGGAGGACAGGCTTCCTCCGGGGGGAGGGGTAA
- the DHRS7B gene encoding dehydrogenase/reductase SDR family member 7B isoform X2 — protein MASAATRKSLLRARIMDFITSTATVPLLLGCVGVFSLCKLLQWLRTRAYVRNAVVVITGATSGLGRECARVFHAAGAKLVLCGRNAEALEELTRELAASRATEVQTHKPYMVTFDLTDPGAIVGAAAEILQCFGYVDVLINNAGISYRGTIVDTSLDVDKRVMETNYFGPVALTKALLPSMIRRRQGHVVAISSIQGKISVPFRSAYAASKHATQAFFDCLRAEVEQHDIEVTVISPGYIHTNLSLNAVTADGSKYGVMDKTTAQGRSPSQVARDVLAAVGKKKKDVVLADVAPSLAVYLRTLAPRLFFSLMASRARKEQKPKHC, from the exons AAAGAGTCTGCTGAGGGCGAGGATCATGGACTTCATCACCTCCACGGCCACCGTGCCCCTGCTGTTGGGCTGCGTGGGCGTCTTCAGCCTCTGCAAGCTGCTGCAGTGGCTGCGCACGAGAGCCTACGTCCGGAACGCCGTGGTGGTCATTACCGGCGCCACGTCGGGCCTGGGCCGAG aaTGTGCCAGAGTTTTCCATGCTGCCGGTGCCAAGCTGGTGCTCTGTGGCCGGAACGCCGAGGCCCTGGAGGAGCTCACCCGAGAACTTGCTGCTTCCCGGGCTACCGAG GTGCAGACTCACAAGCCTTACATGGTGACCTTCGACCTCACGGACCCTGGGGCCATAGTGGGGGCCGCTGCAGAGATCCTGCAGTGCTTTGGCTATGTGGATGTGCTCATCAACAACGCCGGGATCAGCTACCGCGGCACCATTGTGGACACCAGCCTGGACGTGGACAAGAGAGTCATGGAGACAAACTACTTTGGTCCGGTTGCTCTGACGAAAG cgCTCCTGCCCTCTATGATCAGAAGGCGCCAGGGCCACGTTGTCGCCATCAGCAGTATCCAGGGCAAAATCAGCGTTCCCTTCCGATCCGCGT ACGCGGCCTCCAAACACGCGACCCAGGCCTTCTTCGACTGTCTGCGGGCCGAGGTGGAGCAGCATGACATCGAGGTGACCGTCATCAGCCCCGGATACATCCACACCAACCTCTCCCTCAACGCCGTCACGGCCGACGGGTCCAAGTACGGAG TGATGGACAAGACCACGGCCCAGGGCCGAAGCCCCTCGCAGGTGGCCCGAGACGTGCTGGCTGCcgtggggaagaaaaagaaggacgtGGTCCTGGCCGATGTGGCGCCTTCCCTGGCTGTTTACCTGCGCACTCTGGCTCCCAGGCTCTTCTTCAGCCTCATGGCCTCCCGGGCCAGGAAGGAGCAGAAACCCAAGCATTGCTAG